In Ischnura elegans chromosome 6, ioIscEleg1.1, whole genome shotgun sequence, one genomic interval encodes:
- the LOC124160630 gene encoding mitochondrial import inner membrane translocase subunit Tim23 isoform X1 yields MDKKDTGFPNMYSNADPSMNISVHSPQGLAPLSPYLNFDPAYLQQSQPEFIFPEGAGRQRGRFEFAFSQIGGSCMVGAAIGGVGGLYNGFRSTSLAGQTGKLRRTQLLNYVMKQGAASANTLGVLAVMYSSFGVLLSWARGTDDEANTVVAATATGLLYKSSAGLRKCAVGGGIGFGIAALYSLWMSRDRIQQFRQMNPASRGE; encoded by the exons ATGGACAAAAAGGATACAGGATTCCCAAACATGTATTCAAACGCCGATCCCAGCATGAACATATCAG TTCATTCTCCACAAGGTCTGGCGCCGCTCTCTCCGTATCTAAACTTCGATCCAGCGTATTTACAGCAGAGCCAGCCAGAATTCATATTTCCTGAAGGTGCTGGAAGACAGAGAGGCCGCTTCGAGTTCGCCTTCTCGCAGATTGGAGGCTCATGTATGGTTGGAGCGGCCATCGGTGGAGTCGGTGGATTATACAATGGATTTAGAAGTACTTCTTTAGCAGGACAAACCGGGAAACTTAGGAGAACTCA GCTTCTAAATTATGTGATGAAACAAGGAGCTGCATCTGCCAATACTTTAGGAGTATTAGCTGTAATGTACAGTAGTTTTGGTGTACTATTATCTTGGGCCAGAGGAACAGATGATGAAGCTAACACAGTTGTTGCAGCTACAGCGACAGGCCTCCTCTATAAATCATCAG cggGTCTTAGGAAATGTGCGGTAGGAGGAGGAATTGGCTTCGGCATTGCGGCCTTGTATTCCTTGTGGATGTCAAGAGATAGGATTCAGCAATTCCGGCAGATGAACCCTGC ATCTAGAGGTGAATAG
- the LOC124160630 gene encoding mitochondrial import inner membrane translocase subunit Tim23 isoform X2 — translation MDKKDTGFPNMYSNADPSMNISGLAPLSPYLNFDPAYLQQSQPEFIFPEGAGRQRGRFEFAFSQIGGSCMVGAAIGGVGGLYNGFRSTSLAGQTGKLRRTQLLNYVMKQGAASANTLGVLAVMYSSFGVLLSWARGTDDEANTVVAATATGLLYKSSAGLRKCAVGGGIGFGIAALYSLWMSRDRIQQFRQMNPASRGE, via the exons ATGGACAAAAAGGATACAGGATTCCCAAACATGTATTCAAACGCCGATCCCAGCATGAACATATCAG GTCTGGCGCCGCTCTCTCCGTATCTAAACTTCGATCCAGCGTATTTACAGCAGAGCCAGCCAGAATTCATATTTCCTGAAGGTGCTGGAAGACAGAGAGGCCGCTTCGAGTTCGCCTTCTCGCAGATTGGAGGCTCATGTATGGTTGGAGCGGCCATCGGTGGAGTCGGTGGATTATACAATGGATTTAGAAGTACTTCTTTAGCAGGACAAACCGGGAAACTTAGGAGAACTCA GCTTCTAAATTATGTGATGAAACAAGGAGCTGCATCTGCCAATACTTTAGGAGTATTAGCTGTAATGTACAGTAGTTTTGGTGTACTATTATCTTGGGCCAGAGGAACAGATGATGAAGCTAACACAGTTGTTGCAGCTACAGCGACAGGCCTCCTCTATAAATCATCAG cggGTCTTAGGAAATGTGCGGTAGGAGGAGGAATTGGCTTCGGCATTGCGGCCTTGTATTCCTTGTGGATGTCAAGAGATAGGATTCAGCAATTCCGGCAGATGAACCCTGC ATCTAGAGGTGAATAG
- the LOC124160629 gene encoding uncharacterized protein LOC124160629 yields the protein MGPYTIEKYLSIVYSLSAILSLIIIISSATVFANWSATLNYPCINDVSDGVGRDGYGLGVFAAGDCGCIFYGKAMAVTSSNNYGFQGGHTSICHFVIFSSVPLFVVSVILGVYHAYRFCIVLPRKSRRAQRIVMKSASQPRMESADEEAGEEKALRTRPRGRSPQRKKTDPVKKRPRSLSPPGRRPKSSATNVSITLSSTPTKRQVEFVDSFACWAPVAVLAAVLTLLALATAVVSSDGCTRTCNEWRRVALRMLSASGDLARVVTARLSCGAIYDFMDYLQPRKVIHYGFTYEFQGPNSRTIREGETTIINTAAALKVAVSAAWINVLFWLCLVCLNVKMAIIRCKAMKNKASNKGSNRCGCCAK from the coding sequence ATGGGGCCTTACACAATAGAGAAATACTTAAGTATTGTTTACTCATTATCAGCGATTTTATCCTTAATCATCATCATATCATCAGCAACAGTGTTCGCGAATTGGTCAGCAACTCTTAACTATCCGTGCATCAATGATGTGAGTGATGGTGTAGGTAGGGATGGATATGGCCTCGGCGTGTTCGCTGCAGGAGACTGTGGGTGCATCTTCTATGGAAAGGCTATGGCTGTCACATCCAGCAATAACTATGGATTTCAAGGAGGCCACACGTCAATCTgccattttgttattttctcttcTGTTCCCCTTTTCGTAGTGTCCGTTATACTGGGTGTTTATCATGCCTACAGATTTTGCATTGTGTTGCCACGAAAGTCCAGAAGAGCTCAGCGAATAGTTATGAAGAGTGCGAGTCAACCGCGGATGGAAAGTGCCGACGAAGAAGCTGGAGAAGAGAAAGCCTTGAGGACTAGACCTAGGGGAAGAAGCCCTCAGAGAAAGAAGACCGATCCTGTCAAGAAGAGACCACGTTCTCTGAGCCCTCCCGGTAGGAGACCTAAGTCATCCGCAACTAACGTCAGTATCACATTATCTTCAACGCCGACGAAGAGGCAAGTCGAGTTTGTGGACTCGTTCGCGTGCTGGGCTCCGGTGGCTGTTCTCGCGGCTGTTCTTACATTACTAGCTCTTGCCACGGCCGTAGTTTCATCGGATGGCTGCACTCGAACCTGCAACGAGTGGCGGCGCGTCGCGCTGCGAATGTTGTCGGCAAGCGGTGACCTTGCGCGTGTGGTTACTGCGCGGTTATCTTGTGGTGCCATTTACGATTTCATGGACTATTTGCAGCCTCGTAAAGTTATTCATTACGGGTTTACTTACGAGTTCCAAGGGCCGAATAGTAGAACGATTCGGGAAGGAGAGACAACCATCATAAATACGGCAGCCGCACTCAAAGTCGCTGTTTCCGCAGCCTGGATTAACGTCTTGTTCTGGTTGTGTTTGGTATGCCTCAATGTGAAAATGGCTATCATAAGGTGTAAAGCTATGAAGAATAAAGCGAGTAACAAAGGATCTAATCGCTGTGGGTGTTGTGCAAAATAG